One genomic window of Branchiostoma floridae strain S238N-H82 chromosome 4, Bfl_VNyyK, whole genome shotgun sequence includes the following:
- the LOC118413887 gene encoding lymphocyte cytosolic protein 2-like — protein MVSKNPSTDEVQGWGPGEVAEWLAQIGLQDCVRFFQDRRVTGQELLNLDEAQLFRWQDLPIKSRKVIAKHIETLKSKKQEKKSKFSLFAKSSKPQLPSKDYQEPTSPDDDGGWDSDEFDDTLTTMRQESIEWQECLDDNGFKYYWNITTNETSWDRPEKFMPVDSGTQEIEEDEDAINDYEPPPDAVSPKQTQPPHRRQPMPLPTQSAEDTYEVPDHDNESGGSDYEEPIEEQQPPVPHRPPVNKPAQQTWPPVRANNFNVNVADRRMPPLPGRQQKPAPASQAEDMYEEFAEHGGPSEEYEMPMQGGPEEEYEVPESESFPSSGRPPQSAGPPDVSRKPLPPPPDDEPPPALPPKPTKPGPTSHMTTMNKVLPNPTPDTRQAPKLPTSAKSTRPPPLPSPSTKPESPFSGGPPKFPVKQTHVTSPLASGKKPGVKWPPVETASNVKPSQLKPSTPKWKQTEPSSTPQPSVPKWKQPTPESSPSPQPSVPKWKQPKPESSPSPQPSVPKWKQPTPESSPSPQPSVPKWKQTPPAVPSQSRTAGVNRIASQFEARQEATPPKSPGPVTSKVSGLASMFEKQDLPMSPGMSPPPRGTRSAHQSPRTSTLSVASTTSSSSAASSESFADKRASHSSASSASGDSIHDELLPGQRLDLPGGPPALPGRRGLVPPPPPPIASIPSTKAKTRGRKNSDRLPPPPGADRGPPPPPSQGRKPVPSAPLPEPEPLQGGLYEFPWYHGEVEQKQASAALREHGKDGAFLIRKSTKNPSMPYTLALIYQNAIKKVQIRYRSDQKYALGTEKEDEDTFYSVPDLIEFHQTHDILLSQGGKTKLTEAVYKNY, from the exons ATGGTGTCTAAAAACCCTTCTACAGACGAGGTGCAGGGATGGGGACCAGGTGAAGTGGCAGAATGGCTGGCACAG ATTGGGCTTCAGGATTGTGTCCGATTTTTCCAAGACAGAAGAGTCACTGGACAAGAACTCCTG AACCTGGACGAAGCCCAGCTGTTCAGATGGCAGGACCTTCCCATTAAGAGCAGAAA AGTTATTGCAAAACATATAGAAACATTGAAgtcaaagaaacaagaaaagaaatccAAGTTCAG CCTATTTGCAAAGAGCTCGAAACCACAGTTACCTAGCAAGGACTATCAGGAGCCAA CGAGCCCTGACGATGATGGTGGATGGGACTCTGATGAGTTTGATGACACT CTGACCACAATGAGGCAGGAGTCCATTGAATGGCAGGAATGTTTAGATGACAATGGCTTCAAATACTACTGGAACATTACAACAAATG AAACCAGTTGGGACAGGCCAGAGAAGTTCATGCCAGTGGATTCTGGTACCCAGGAGATTGAAGAGGATGAAGATGCTATAAATGACTATGAGCCCCCACCAGATGCTGTGAGCCCTAAGCAGACTCAGCCACCTCATCGCAGG CAGCCCATGCCCCTCCCCACCCAGTCTGCAGAGGACACATATGAAGTTCCAGATCACGATA ATGAGTCTGGAGGGTCTGACTATGAAGAACCAATAGAAGAGCAACAAC CACCTGTACCCCATAGACCTCCAGTAAACAAGCCTGCTCAGCAGACCTGGCCACCTGTTAGA GCCAATAACTTCAATGTAAATGTGGCTGATAGAAG AATGCCTCCTCTTCCTGGACGGCAACAGAAGCCTGCACCG GCTAGCCAGGCTGAAGACATGTATGAGGAATTTGCTGAGCATGGCGGTCCAAGTGAAGAGTATGAAATGCCAATGCAAGGG gGGCCTGAAGAGGAGTATGAAGTGCCTGAAAGTG AATCTTTCCCCTCATCTGGTCGTCCACCCCAGAGTGCAGGCCCTCCCGATGTCAGTAGGAAGCCTCTGCCACCCCCACCAGATGATGAGCCTCCCCCTGCACTCCCTCCAAAGCCAACCAAGCCCGGCCCTACTTCACACATGACGACTATGAACAAAGTCCTTCCAAATCCCACACCGGACACAAGACAGGCTCCCAAACTGCCAACCAGTGCCAAATCCACCAGACCACCCCCACTCCCCAGCCCCAGCACAAAACCGGAGTCTCCCTTTTCCGGTGGACCTCCAAAGTTCCCTGTGAAGCAGACGCATGTAACGTCACCTCTTGCCTCTGGGAAAAAGCCCGGAGTAAAATGGCCGCCAGTTGAGACAGCATCAAATGTCAAACCCTCACAGCTGAAGCCTTCGACACCAAAATGGAAGCAGACTGAACCGTCGTCCACTCCACAGCCTTCAGTACCAAAATGGAAGCAGCCTACACCTGAATCATCGCCCTCTCCCCAGCCTTCAGTACCAAAATGGAAGCAGCCTAAACCTGAATCATCGCCCTCTCCCCAGCCTTCAGTACCAAAATGGAAGCAGCCTACACCTGAATCATCGCCCTCTCCACAGCCTTCAGTACCAAAATGGAAGCAGACTCCCCCTGCAGTGCCTTCTCAGAGCAGGACAGCCGGGGTGAACAGAATAGCATCACAGTTTGAGGCAAGGCAAGAGGCCACTCCCCCAAAGTCTCCAGGACCCGTGACAAGCAAAGTTTCTGGGCTGGCCAGCATGTTTGAGAAGCAGGACCTGCCCATGAGTCCTGGCATGTCACCGCCACCTCGAGGCACCAGAAGTGCTC ACCAATCTCCTCGGACATCCACATTATCAGTTGCCTCTACAACCTCCTCCAGCTCAGCTGCATCATCAG AATCATTTGCAGACAAGAGAGCATCACATTCCTCTGCATCATCTGCATCCGGAGACTCCATACATGATGAGCTCCTCCCTGGACAGAGACTGGACCTCCCTGGGGGACCCCCTGCCCTCCCAGGACGGCGGGGACTGGTACCCCCGCCTCCACCCCCAATAGCATCTATACCCAGTACTAAGGCAAAGACAAGAG GCAGGAAAAATTCTGATCGTCTTCCCCCACCCCCTGGGGCAGACCGtggccccccacccccacccagcCAGGGGAGGAAACCCGTCCCCAGTGCACCGCTACCAGAGCCAGAGCCTCTCCAAGGTGGGCTGTACGAGTTCCCGTGGTACCATGGGGAGGTGGAGCAGAAACAGGCTAGTGCTGCTCTGAGGGAACATGGGAAG GATGGAGCATTCTTGATCAGGAAGAGCACAAAGAACCCCAGTATGCCATACACTTTGGCTCTTATCTACCAGAATGCCATCAAGAAAGTTCAGATCCGTTACCGGTCAGACCAGAAGTACGCCCTGGGCACTGAGAAGGAGGATGAGGAT ACCTTCTACAGTGTGCCAGACCTGATTGAGTTCCACCAAACACACGACATTCTGCTGTCACAAGGAGGGAAAACCAAGCTGACAGAAGCCGTCTACAAAAATTACTGA